Within Amycolatopsis sp. cg5, the genomic segment GCTTACACGGAAATCATGACAGGGCCCCGGGCCAGCGCCCGCACCCGCGGCAAATCAGACCCGATCGACGCGCTCGCCGTCGCCCGCGCCGCACTACGCGAACCCGACCTGCCCACCGCACATCTGGACCAGACCGCGCTGGACCTGCGGCTGCTGACCGATCGCCGGGAAAGCCTGGTCACCCGCCGCACCGCGGTCATCAACGCGCTGCGCTGGCACCTGCACGACCTCGACCCCGCCCTCGACACCGGCACCGCAAAACTGACCGGGCCACGCACCCTGGCCACGCTCACCACCGCCCTGCACGCACTACCGGACAGCGTCCGCCGTCACCTCGCCCTCGACCTCGTCGCGGAGATCAGCGCCTTGAACAAGCACATCGGCCGCTACGAGCGCCACCTCGCCGACCTGATCACCCCCATCGCGCCCACCCTGCTCGCCATCGTCGGGGTCAGCACCGTCACCGCCGCGAAAATCATCGGCGAGACCGCCGGCATCAGCCGGTTCCGCTCCAGCGCCGCCTTCGCCATGCACGCCGGAACCGCACCCATTCCCGTCTGGTCCAGCGGCAAAACACAATTCCGGCTCAACCGCGGCGGCAACCGGCAACTCAACACCTGCCTGCACCGCATCGCCATCACCCAGCTCGCACACCACCCACCCGCACGCGACTACCGAGACCGCTGGACCACCACACGCCCACACGCCACCACCAAAGCAGCCCTGCGCGCCCTCAAACGACACCTCACCAACACCATCTACCGCGCCATGACAACCGACGCCACACTCCAACAAGATCAACTAAACCAAGCTGCTTGACATAGAAGCTTCGTGTTGGACTTCGGTGCGAGGGGAACCCCTGCTCCGCTGGGATGCAGCAGGGTTTCCCCTCGCTCGCGGGTGTGCAGTGAGGGGACCCCTGGGTGCGATATACGCACTGAGGGGTCCCCTCGCTTCAGTCCTCACGCCCGCAACACTCATGACCCCGCGGAGTAAAGCGGGCTTTATCCCGCACACCACAGCCCTCGGGCATCCGCGAGTGGTAACTCTGCTCCGCTAGATGCAGCAGAGTCACCACTCGCACACCCGCTCGCTCCCTGACCTGGTGCCCGGCGAGCCCGCGACCGCGACCGACATGCCACCTTCGACCCTCCGCTCAAGAGAACCGTCCGCAACGCGCACAACCCCGGCGCGAGGTGGTCCAGGGAGTAGGGTCGCGCTCGATGGGTACCGAGTGGACCACTTTGCATGAGCTGCTTCTGCCCGCGGCGGCCGGTGTGGGTGGCAGGCGCGGCAAGGCGGTCGAGTCCGCGCTCAGGGAGGCCGTGCGGTCGGGGGTGCTCGCTGCCGGGACGCGGCTGCCGTCGAGCCGTGATCTCGCCGGGCAGCTGAGCCTGTCCAGAGGCACCGTCACCGCGCTGTACGAGCAGCTCGCCGCCGAGGGGTACCTGATCGCCAAGCACGGCTCGGGGACCACGGTCGCCAGGCTCGACCAGCCGGAGCCGTCCGGCACGCCCGCCGCCGAACCCGCCGCGACCTGGGCGTTCGACCTCAGGCCGGGACTGCCCGCGCTCGCCGCGTTCCCCCGCGCCGAATGGCTGCGGCACGAACGCGAAGTGCTCACCACCGCGCCCGACACGATGCTCGGCTATCCCGATCCGGCCGGGCATCCCGAGCTGCGCGCGGAACTCGCCGGGTACCTCGGGCGGGTGCGCGCGGTCCCGGCGGGTCCCGGTGACATCGTCGTCACGAACGGGGCGGCCGAGGCGCTGTCGCTGCTCGCCACCGTGCTCCACGCGCGCGGGCACCGGCGGATCGCCGTCGAGGATCCCAGCCATCGCGGGCAGGCGGAACTCCTTGCCGCGCAAGGATTGCGTCCGATCGGCATCCCGGTCGACGACGCGGGCATCCAGCCGTCCCACTTGTCCACATCGGACTGCGGGACGGTCATGGTCACCGCGGCGCACCAGTTCCCGCTCGGTGTCCCGCTCGATCCGGAGCGCCGCCGCGCGCTGCTGAAGTGGGCCAGGGACACCGACGGTCTCGTCATCGAGGACGACTACGACGCCGAGCACCGGTACGACCGGCCCGCGCTCAGCGCGATCAAGGCACTCGATCCCGAACGGGTCGTCTACCTCGGGAGTGTCAGTAAGGTGCTCGCGCCCGCGCTGCGGATCGGGTGGCTGGTGCTGCCGCCGTCCATCAGGGCCGAGATCGTCGCGGCGAAGTACACCCACGATCTCGGCTGCGCGCCGCTGCCGCAGGCGACGCTCGCGCGCATGCTGCGCTCCGGCGGGTACGACCGGCATCTACGGCGTACTCGCCGTCTCTACCGCCGTCGCCGGGACGCGCTGCTCGACGCGCTGGCCACCACGTTCCCGGACTGGCGGCCGATCGGCATCGCCGCGGGCCTGCACGTCGTCGTCCGGCTCCCCGACGGCGCCGACGACAACGCGCTCAGCCGGGAACTGGCCGGGCACGGCATCAACGCGCCGAGCTTGGCGAGTTACGCGACCGGCAGCCTCTTTCCCGGCCTGGTGCTGGGCTATGCCGCGCTGACGCCCGACCGGCTCGTGGCCGCGGTGCTGGCCATGCGGGCGGCGCTGGCCTGAAATTGTCGGTGCCGGGGCGCATGATGGCGGCATGCTCCTCACCGACGTCGTCTCCGCGTCAGCCGCGATCGCCGCCACGCGCTCGCGCAAGACCAAGATCGAGGTCATCGCCGGGGTGCTGCGGGCCGCCGATGCCGCGGAGCTGCCCGCGGTCACGGCGATCCTCACCGGCCAGATCCGCCAGGGCCGGATCGGCACCGGCTGGCGCACGCTCGCCGAGCTGGGCACGGCGCCTACCCAGGAACCGTCGCTGACCATCGGCGAGGTCGACGCGGCGCTGGCCGAGCTGTCCGTCACGGCGGGCGCGGGCTCGGCCAAGCGGCGCGCCGAAGTGCTCGGGGAGCTGTTCGGCCGGGCGAGCGCGGACGAGCAGAACTTCCTGTTCCGGCTGATCACCGGCGAGCTGCGGCAGGGCGCGCTGGAGGGCGTGATGGTCGACGCGGTGGCCGCCGCCGCGAGTGTCGCGGTGGACGTGGTGCGCCGGGCCTTCATGTTGTCGGGTGAACTGCCGGTCACCGCGGCGGCCGCGATCGGCGGCGGCGAGGCGGAGCTGGCGGGGTTCCGCCTCCGGCTCGGCAGGCCGGTCCGGCCGATGCTCGCGTCGCCGGCCGAGTCGATGGACGAGGCCGCCGCCGAGCACGAGGGCAAGCTCGTCGAGTACAAAATGGACGGTGCGCGTATCCAGGTGCACCGGGACGGCGACGAGATCCACATCTACACCAGGACGTTGCGCGAGATCACCGCCAGCGTCACCGAGCTGGTCGAGCTGGTGCGCGCGCTGCCGTGCGAATCGGTCGTGCTCGACGGCGAGACGCTCGCGCTCACCGACGACGGCAGGCCGAGGCCGTTCCAGGAAACGCAAAGCCGCTTCGGCAGCACGCGTGAGGAGCAGGTCCGCGCGCTCCTGCTCCGCCCGTACTTCTTCGACTGCCTGCACCTCGACGGCGTCGACCTGCTCGACGCGCCGCTGGCCGAGCGCACCGTCG encodes:
- a CDS encoding transposase; translated protein: MTGPRASARTRGKSDPIDALAVARAALREPDLPTAHLDQTALDLRLLTDRRESLVTRRTAVINALRWHLHDLDPALDTGTAKLTGPRTLATLTTALHALPDSVRRHLALDLVAEISALNKHIGRYERHLADLITPIAPTLLAIVGVSTVTAAKIIGETAGISRFRSSAAFAMHAGTAPIPVWSSGKTQFRLNRGGNRQLNTCLHRIAITQLAHHPPARDYRDRWTTTRPHATTKAALRALKRHLTNTIYRAMTTDATLQQDQLNQAA
- a CDS encoding ATP-dependent DNA ligase; protein product: MLLTDVVSASAAIAATRSRKTKIEVIAGVLRAADAAELPAVTAILTGQIRQGRIGTGWRTLAELGTAPTQEPSLTIGEVDAALAELSVTAGAGSAKRRAEVLGELFGRASADEQNFLFRLITGELRQGALEGVMVDAVAAAASVAVDVVRRAFMLSGELPVTAAAAIGGGEAELAGFRLRLGRPVRPMLASPAESMDEAAAEHEGKLVEYKMDGARIQVHRDGDEIHIYTRTLREITASVTELVELVRALPCESVVLDGETLALTDDGRPRPFQETQSRFGSTREEQVRALLLRPYFFDCLHLDGVDLLDAPLAERTVALRKVAGEHVIPGEIDPADPQSVLDDAMAAGHEGVMVKALDSPYAAGRRGRAWLKVKPVHTIDLVVLGAEWGHGRRTGTLSNLHLGARDPDGGPPIMVGKTFKGMTDELLAWQTTRLQEIETTRDDWTVHVRPELVVEIELDGSQTSTRYPGGVALRFARVVRYRPDKDPADADTIDTVRSLRKGAVES
- a CDS encoding PLP-dependent aminotransferase family protein codes for the protein MGTEWTTLHELLLPAAAGVGGRRGKAVESALREAVRSGVLAAGTRLPSSRDLAGQLSLSRGTVTALYEQLAAEGYLIAKHGSGTTVARLDQPEPSGTPAAEPAATWAFDLRPGLPALAAFPRAEWLRHEREVLTTAPDTMLGYPDPAGHPELRAELAGYLGRVRAVPAGPGDIVVTNGAAEALSLLATVLHARGHRRIAVEDPSHRGQAELLAAQGLRPIGIPVDDAGIQPSHLSTSDCGTVMVTAAHQFPLGVPLDPERRRALLKWARDTDGLVIEDDYDAEHRYDRPALSAIKALDPERVVYLGSVSKVLAPALRIGWLVLPPSIRAEIVAAKYTHDLGCAPLPQATLARMLRSGGYDRHLRRTRRLYRRRRDALLDALATTFPDWRPIGIAAGLHVVVRLPDGADDNALSRELAGHGINAPSLASYATGSLFPGLVLGYAALTPDRLVAAVLAMRAALA